Proteins encoded in a region of the Frondihabitans sp. 762G35 genome:
- a CDS encoding O-antigen ligase family protein encodes MSVARSLVSRVSTTTRPETESTLFATLVFLVLFGGDPLRDSINWAGWAVVCVAFVAASIVVLVRHRIAWSRLPVLLGLFLLVVTASIAWSAYPAGTALGIVTQLMTTVAPLAMVASLSWPSIVKALGRALRIVVVLSLLFELVVSVFVRRPFCPVYVDCSGRPPAAFYWSRDNLLTGGQIQGLPGNSNLLAIFALLALVVTLCQAADRVITKREAWLGVVAGVIALALTRSSTVLICLVTTAVVLGFALAARRIPLRHRWVVGVAALAVAGAAAVVAVVGRSAILGLLGKSSDLTGRFTIWNDVYRLAVQRPVVGWGWTGYWQPFYKPFTDLAKRNGVVYLQAHDAYLDVWFQLGFVGLALFVALLVTTAARSWWWATDRRMLGPASPAPWTALDLLPLLLVATMLVHAVTESRLIVEWGWAIVTLVCLATRADNFRWWTTPQPVVLSVDREGGPSASRHPTA; translated from the coding sequence ATGTCCGTCGCCCGCTCCCTCGTCTCGCGCGTGAGCACGACGACGCGGCCGGAGACGGAGTCGACCCTCTTCGCCACCCTCGTCTTCCTGGTGCTCTTCGGCGGCGACCCCCTCCGCGACTCGATCAACTGGGCCGGCTGGGCCGTGGTCTGCGTGGCCTTCGTCGCCGCCTCGATCGTCGTCCTGGTGCGCCACCGGATCGCCTGGAGCCGTCTCCCGGTGCTGCTCGGCCTCTTCCTCCTCGTCGTGACCGCGTCGATCGCCTGGTCGGCCTACCCCGCGGGCACCGCGCTCGGGATCGTCACCCAGCTGATGACGACGGTGGCCCCGCTCGCCATGGTCGCGAGCCTGTCCTGGCCGTCGATCGTCAAGGCGCTCGGCAGGGCCCTGCGGATCGTCGTCGTGCTGTCGCTCCTCTTCGAGCTGGTCGTGTCCGTCTTCGTCCGGCGGCCGTTCTGCCCGGTCTACGTGGACTGCTCCGGCCGCCCTCCCGCCGCCTTCTACTGGAGCCGCGACAACCTCCTCACCGGGGGGCAGATCCAGGGTCTCCCCGGCAACAGCAACCTCCTCGCGATCTTCGCGCTCCTCGCCCTCGTCGTCACGCTGTGCCAGGCGGCCGACCGGGTCATCACGAAGCGCGAGGCGTGGCTCGGCGTCGTCGCGGGCGTGATCGCCCTCGCGCTCACCCGCTCGTCGACCGTCCTCATCTGCCTCGTCACGACCGCGGTCGTCCTCGGCTTCGCCCTGGCCGCCCGACGGATCCCGCTGCGGCACCGGTGGGTCGTGGGCGTCGCCGCCCTCGCCGTGGCGGGCGCCGCCGCGGTCGTCGCGGTCGTCGGGCGCTCGGCGATCCTCGGCCTCCTCGGGAAGAGCAGCGACCTCACCGGCCGATTCACCATCTGGAACGACGTCTACCGTCTGGCCGTCCAGCGCCCTGTCGTCGGCTGGGGTTGGACCGGCTACTGGCAGCCCTTCTACAAGCCCTTCACCGACCTCGCGAAGCGCAACGGCGTGGTCTACCTGCAGGCCCACGACGCCTACCTCGACGTCTGGTTCCAGCTCGGCTTCGTCGGTCTCGCGCTCTTCGTGGCCCTCCTGGTCACGACGGCGGCCCGCTCCTGGTGGTGGGCGACCGACCGCAGGATGCTCGGGCCCGCCTCCCCCGCCCCCTGGACGGCCCTCGACCTCCTGCCCCTGCTCCTCGTCGCGACGATGCTCGTCCACGCGGTCACCGAGTCGCGGCTCATCGTGGAGTGGGGCTGGGCGATCGTCACCCTGGTGTGCCTGGCGACCCGCGCCGACAACTTCCGGTGGTGGACCACGCCCCAGCCGGTCGTCCTCAGCGTCGACCGCGAAGGCGGGCCCAGCGCCTCTCGGCACCCCACCGCGTGA
- a CDS encoding polyprenol monophosphomannose synthase gives MPSTDAAHRHSGAGALVIVPTYDEIENLPLIAGRLLRAVPEAHLLVVDDGSPDGTGRLADEMARDDARVHVMHRTGKLGLGSAYVQGFAWGLERGYEILVEMDADGSHPPEALPRMIARVATGTDSPSLVIGSRWIPGGTVVNWPTSRKILSRGGNLYARLALGLRIRDVTAGFRVYAADTVRAMDLDGIDSKGYCFQVDMTLRVLDGGGYVAEMPIEFRERELGESKMSQAIVVEAMRRVTRWGAERRWARLRGRR, from the coding sequence GTGCCTTCCACCGACGCAGCTCACCGCCACTCAGGCGCCGGCGCCCTCGTCATCGTGCCCACCTACGACGAGATCGAGAACCTCCCGCTCATCGCGGGTCGTCTCCTCCGAGCCGTGCCCGAGGCCCACCTGCTGGTGGTCGACGACGGCAGCCCGGACGGCACCGGCCGCCTGGCCGACGAGATGGCGCGCGACGACGCCCGCGTCCACGTGATGCACCGCACGGGAAAACTCGGGCTCGGATCGGCCTACGTGCAGGGCTTCGCCTGGGGTCTCGAGCGGGGCTACGAGATCCTCGTCGAGATGGACGCCGACGGGTCGCACCCGCCGGAGGCCCTTCCGCGCATGATCGCCCGCGTCGCGACCGGGACGGACTCGCCCAGCCTCGTGATCGGCTCGCGCTGGATCCCCGGCGGAACCGTCGTCAACTGGCCGACGAGCCGGAAGATCCTCAGCCGCGGCGGCAATCTCTACGCGCGCCTCGCCCTCGGGCTCCGGATCCGCGACGTCACCGCCGGGTTCCGGGTCTACGCCGCGGACACCGTCCGCGCCATGGATCTCGACGGCATCGACTCGAAGGGCTACTGCTTCCAGGTCGACATGACCCTGCGCGTCCTCGATGGCGGCGGCTACGTCGCGGAGATGCCGATCGAGTTCCGGGAGCGCGAGCTGGGCGAGTCGAAGATGAGCCAGGCCATCGTGGTCGAGGCCATGCGGCGCGTCACGCGGTGGGGTGCCGAGAGGCGCTGGGCCCGCCTTCGCGGTCGACGCTGA